The nucleotide sequence GATACACACTActgaaggatgggaagatAGTTGCTAGAGGACGGCGAATTGGAAAATCGACCTACCTAGATACGGTATCATACACGAATGCTCTGTATGTGAAGCCAGAGCAAGCAAGGAAGTGTGTGGAATTAAATGCAAAGCCTGATGAGAGGACAATATTGCAGCTGCTTAGCAGGCGAGCTGTTAGGGCTGATGATGAAACTGAACAACGCCGTGAGATCATCCATCAACGATTGGGACATCCTGGAAGGAAGCGCTTTAATTGGTGTGTTGAAaccatggatatggatgaatTGAAAGTGCGCAAACGAGATAAACTGCTGGATGATGATTGCGAGATATGTGTCAAGGCGAAGCAGGTGAAGAGTCAGAGTCATCTCCCAGTCCCTAGAGCAAGGAGACCGCTCCAACGAGTGTATATGGATTATTGGGGTCCATATGTTGGAGGCGtaggagaagagagatacTACCTGTCGCTGATTGACGATTGCACGAGGTATTCATGGGTCTTTATCAAGAAGGACCGGACGTCTAGCTCAGTACAGAATACACTGGAGCTATGGCTGCGCCAGGCTGAGCGAGAGACTGGCAAAATGTTATTGGTCATAAGGACTGACAATGCAAAGGAGTTCCTAGCCCTGGAACCATGGGCCCAGTTGAAGGGCATCCAATTGGAGTTCACTGAGCCTTATACCCCTCCGCAAAATGGAGTTGCGGAGCGATTCAATCGGTTTATCCTTGAAGTCACCAGGGCATTGCTGTTCAATTCTGGAATCAGCAAGAGGTACTGGAAGTACGCGGTAGTTACAGCTAATTACCTGCGGAATCGGACAACAGGAGCTAAGGGTAGTGGTGGTAAGacgccatatgagctatggcatgggTATGAGCCAGACCTAACCCATCTGCGAATTTGGGGATGCCGGGTACTCTATCACCAGAGATCGAATGATAAGCTTGAGAGCAGGGTGATGGAAGGAACTTTCCTTCTGTATGGGAAGAGCGACAAACAATATGCTGTATTGCCAAAGGGCGCTGATGAAATTCGATTGGTCACCAATCCAAAATTCCGGGAACGGGAACCTGGATATTTGACAATGGATAAGGATTCTAGTGCATTTGAGGCACCAATGATGGAACCAGCAACCAATGTGAATGATGCGCCAAGGCCAACACCAATGGCTATTGATGTGGAAAGTCAGCAGAGAGATGCTGCACCATTGGGTGGAAAGGAGGCAAGTGATCAGCAAGGTGTCGCAAATGGTCAGTCAAGGGAGACCAATGAATCcacaccggaggtggatGGATCACCGCTGAAATCTGCAAGCAAGGTAGATAATGCGGGTAATGAAGCTGATACTCAGTGGGAAGAACAACGTGAGGTTGATGCCCCGCTGGGAGAAGGACATCAGAAGAAAGTTTTACttgaaggggagaaaagacaagaaaatctCCCACAGAGTGACACTGGTGCAATTGATGAGCATCAGGTAGAGAGACGACATTCAGGTCGTACACGCCAGCCATCAAGTACATTGATGGAGAGTCGCCAAACTGAGAAGATTTATGGTCGCAagcgcaaagctgaaggggaggacactgggaatagtgatcgtccagctcagcgcTTGCGAGCACATTTGGCGAGACTTGCAGTAGCTACTGAGCTACTGATTGGAGATCGAGAATATGAGGCTACAGAAGGAGCACGTGCTGCACGTGAGAAAGCTGGAATCCGCATACCGAAATCATACAATGAAGCCGTTAACGATCCGATATATGGCTCAAAGTGGAAAGAAGCTATCCACAAAGAGCTAAGCACCCTAATAGGCTTTGGCACATGGGAATTGAAGCCCCGAAAAGAAGCCGAAGGAACGATCTCATCAACCAGATGGGTGTTTGATGTGAAGCTAGGCCTCGATGGTCGAATTGATCGCTTCAAGGCCAGACTGGTTGTCAGAGGCAATGAGCAATCGGATGATGATTTCGATGAAACGTTCGCACCAGTATTTCGGCTAGATAGTCTGCGGATTCTGGTGGCTATAGCAGCCCTGTTCGGCTTGGAAGCACATGTGCTCGATGCTATAAATGCATTCGCCGGTTCCGATCTCGATAAGCCTAATTGCATGGAAATTCCAGAGGGACTGCAAGACTTTGATCCAGAGGCTACTAGAGGTTTGGTTTTGGAGTTGAAGAAATCACTCTATGGCCTCCGTCAGTCTGCTAATCTATGGCATCAAAAGATTAGCAATTTCCTGAAGAATATAGGCTTTAAATCCATCACTGCAGACCCTAGTATTTTTCTCAACAGCAGGGGTCTGATTATCGCTGTGTATGTAGATGACATAGTGATATTTGGCAAGGATGTCAGGGACATCAACAcagtgaagcagaagctcaaggagttcCATCCGATGACTGATTCAGGGTTAGTTAGGAAACTATTGGGCATTCGCTTCACATGGGGAAGAGACAGGTCTATACGGCTGGACCAGGAGCCCTATGCACAGCAAAttcttgaggagtttggcatggctgattgcAAGCCAGCAAGCACACCCATTGGCCCAAGCGTTAAATTGGAAACACCAGATAGCTCACTGCTTGGACGAACTGAGCATAAGCTATTTCGGAGATTAATTGGgcggttgattttcttggtgatagCCACACGGCCTGACATTGCTTTTGCGGTCAATCAACTGTCTCAATATCTCGCGGAGCCAAGGGAGGTTCATTTGGCAGCAGCAAAGCATGTGCTTCGATATGTTAAAAGCACTATAGGCTATGGCCTAACGTTTGGTGCAAAGGGGAGCCAAGGgttatatgcatatgctgattcTGCGTATGCcaattcagcaaagaatCGGTCAACTACTGGTTTCGTTTTCTCCATTAATGGGACGCCAATCAGCTGGATAAGCAGAAAACAATCAGTCACTGCACAGAGCTCAACAGAagctgaatatatggccgTGTCGGAAGCAGCCAAGCAAGCAATTTGGATTAGACATTTCCTATATGCCATAGGGAAAGGGTCTATATTTTGCAACGTTCCGACCACCATTTATGAGGATAATCAGGGCGCCATAAAGATCGCTGACAACCCGGTTGACCACCCGAAGACGAAGCATATAGCCGTACGATATCATGCCATTAGGGACCATATAGGCAATGGAGAGATCCAGCTTGCATATCTCCCTaccgacaagatgattgccgaTGGCTTGACGAAGGCTGCCAACCACGTGAGTCAAGGGCGGTTGGTTGAGGACCTGGGCCTTGCTTAATCAAGTAAGGAAAGGATTCAACACATGTGAGAGTTGAAGCGTGCGTCCAACCGCCGCTtatcaaattgccagatctgttattttgattgatttgagaGAGCGGCGATTGtacgaaggggagtgatgaggatctatcggacaaatagttggcccgattaccgaggccaggggatctttatataggtcgatatttacacgtatttagatagtcaagcactcaagcacttgttctacgtgtggttaccatagacttcaatattattcccttcggcgtataatatactctccatcttctgtacgccatatagcctcgtgcagtcggattatcggctcccgattccccgaacctgagctacccgcttcacaattgaaacggggtctctcggatcgtagctcagagggcaatcgggagtcgatttattccggactaacgaggtctatatggagaggaccagcggaaggtagagctatattgtctatcgaacgtgtatgcgcgtatgtagctgattgagtgcttaatctacaatatgtgtgcacacgttgactataagaatctcctgacctcgctactcgggccaactatttatccgatcgatcctcatcactccccttcgttCAATCGCCGCATattcaaatcaatcaaaaacaatatctggcaatttgataagcggcggttggacgcacgcttcaacttctcatagatgttgaattctcttttctcgcttaattaagcgagccccaggtcttcaaccaaccgtcctTGACTAGCATGGTTGGTAACCTTCGTCAAGCCAtcggcaatcatcttgtcggtAGAGAGGTGCTCAAGGCAGATCTCCCCATTACCTATGTGGTCCCGGATGGCATGGTATCGTACGGCTATATGCTTCGTCTTTGGGTGATTGATTGGGTTGTCAGCAATCTTTATGGCGCCCTGGTTGTCCTCATAAATGGTAGTCGGAGCGTCACGATAAATGGATCCCTTTCCTATTGCATATAGGAAATGTCTAATCCAAACCGCTTGTTTGGCTGCCTCCGATAcggccatatattcagctTCCGTCGAGCTCTGTGCAGTAACCGATTGCTTTCTGCTCGACCAGGTGATTGGCGTGCCATTaataaagaaaatgaaaCCAGTAGTCGACCggttctttgctgaattaGCGTACGCGgaatcagcatatgcatataacCCTTTTGGACTCCCCTTTGCACCAAACGTTAGGCCATAGCCCATGGTGCCTTTCACATATCGAAGCACATGCTTGGCCGCTGCCAAATGGACCTTCCTTGGCTCCGCGAGGTATTGAGACAGTTGATTGACTGCAAAAGCGATGTCCGGCCGTGTGGctatcaccaagaaaatcaaccgcCCAATTAGTCTCCGAAATAGCTTATGCTCAGCTCGTCCAAGCAGTGAGCTATCCGGCGCTTCCAATTTAATGCTCGGGCCAATGGGTGTGCTCACAGGCTTgcaatcagccatgccaaattcatcaagaattTGTTGTGCATAGGACTGCTGGTCCAGTTGAATAGACCTGTCTCTTCCCCATGTGAAGCGAATACCCAACAGCTTCTTGACCAATCCTGAATCAGTCATTGGATGgaactccttgagcttctgcttcaccacGTCGATGTCATTGGCATCCTTGCCAAATATCACTATGTCATCCACGTACACAGCGATAATCAGGCCCCTACCATTGATGAACACACTGGGGTCTGCAGTAATCGGTTTAAAGCCTatcttcttcaggaaatCACTAATCTTTCGATGCCATAGATTAGCAGACTGGCGGAGGCCATAcagcgacttcttcagcTCCAAAACTAGGCCTCTCGTGCTAGTAACATCTGGATCAAAGTCCTGCAGTCCTTCCGGGATTTCCATACAATTAGGCTTGTCGAGGTCGGAACCAGCGAATGCATTATTAGCATCAAGCACATGTGCCAATAAGCCTAGCTGGGCTGCTATAGCCAACAAGATTCGTAGGCTATCTATTCGAAATACTGGTGCAAACGTCTCGTTGAAATCGTCATCTGATTGCTCATTTCCCCTGGCAACCAGCCTGGCTTTGAAGCGGTCAATTCGGCCATCCGGGCCTAGCTTCACATCGAACACCCATCTGGTTGATGAAATCGTGCCTTCGGCTTCCTTCCGGGGAATTAGCTCCCATGTGCCAAAGCTTATTAAAGTGCTCAACTCTTTGTGAATCGCTTCCTTCCATTTCGAGCCATATATTGGATCATTAACGGCTTCGCTATACGACTTCGGTATACGGATTCCAGCTTTCTCACGTGCAGCACATGCTTTCTCTGCAACCTCATATTCTCTATCAGTCTGCAATAGCTCTGCAGCTACTGCTAGCCTAGCAAAATGGGCCCGCATgcgctgagctggacgatcactattcccagtgtcctccccttcagctttgcgctTGCGGCCATACATTTGCTCTGTCTGGCGGCTCTCCATCATTCTCTCTGATGGTTGACGTACGCGAGCAGACCGCCgttccatttcaagctcagaCCGGTGGCGTCCGTCTTCAGGAACC is from Aspergillus chevalieri M1 DNA, chromosome 8, nearly complete sequence and encodes:
- a CDS encoding uncharacterized protein (COG:S;~EggNog:ENOG410QDZF;~InterPro:IPR012337,IPR036397,IPR013103,IPR001878, IPR001584,IPR018247,IPR036875,IPR043502;~PFAM:PF00665,PF07727,PF00098;~go_function: GO:0003676 - nucleic acid binding [Evidence IEA];~go_function: GO:0008270 - zinc ion binding [Evidence IEA];~go_process: GO:0015074 - DNA integration [Evidence IEA]) gives rise to the protein MAGRPENPTLTPSQVNDEDVRKSVPIRKKPTQEKGIKIYPFTIDKLCEENARYWFHVMENQLKAQFSWEAIEYYHEVGRKEFSTILREDVEWFKINLKADMIIEQGLQPVTILDIKDLDNAGLKWDRLKEIFLKSSNAKKAMKLMKMANWTWDSTRMNEKEAYREIKQLGKEFVDMNGGNKITIEELVVLWYLRGLGDKYATLRDTVMSSNVTLDEDYILNRIDDMMHMKSGSTEKGSRVSNHGNKKKKGSKCYVCGRAGHFARECQSKHEDSESDIEWDQQKPKGRREGRQEHRRGGRQESRREGRQGKSSKQKGRLAGEQDDDSSQEELCEFSSYAAERSELGRFTSEKGSQANGSCPSVWCFDSGATSMSTGNRDIFEKLDMKSRGTLTIASGVQMPILGRGTVKFNLPNGSATVRLSNVIYVPGLTENLLSLEALHVAGFESRGSIRGYTLLKDGKIVARGRRIGKSTYLDTVSYTNALYVKPEQARKCVELNAKPDERTILQLLSRRAVRADDETEQRREIIHQRLGHPGRKRFNWCVETMDMDELKVRKRDKLLDDDCEICVKAKQVKSQSHLPVPRARRPLQRVYMDYWGPYVGGVGEERYYLSLIDDCTRYSWVFIKKDRTSSSVQNTLELWLRQAERETGKMLLVIRTDNAKEFLALEPWAQLKGIQLEFTEPYTPPQNGVAERFNRFILEVTRALLFNSGISKRYWKYAVVTANYLRNRTTGAKGSGGKTPYELWHGYEPDLTHLRIWGCRVLYHQRSNDKLESRVMEGTFLLYGKSDKQYAVLPKGADEIRLVTNPKFREREPGYLTMDKDSSAFEAPMMEPATNVNDAPRPTPMAIDVESQQRDAAPLGGKEASDQQGVANGQSRETNESTPEVDGSPLKSASKVDNAGNEADTQWEEQREVDAPLGEGHQKKVLLEGEKRQENLPQSDTGAIDEHQVERRHSGRTRQPSSTLMESRQTEKIYGRKRKAEGEDTGNSDRPAQRLRAHLARLAVATELLIGDREYEATEGARAAREKAGIRIPKSYNEAVNDPIYGSKWKEAIHKELSTLIGFGTWELKPRKEAEGTISSTRWVFDVKLGLDGRIDRFKARLVVRGNEQSDDDFDETFAPVFRLDSLRILVAIAALFGLEAHVLDAINAFAGSDLDKPNCMEIPEGLQDFDPEATRGLVLELKKSLYGLRQSANLWHQKISNFLKNIGFKSITADPSIFLNSRGLIIAVYVDDIVIFGKDVRDINTVKQKLKEFHPMTDSGLVRKLLGIRFTWGRDRSIRLDQEPYAQQILEEFGMADCKPASTPIGPSVKLETPDSSLLGRTEHKLFRRLIGRLIFLVIATRPDIAFAVNQLSQYLAEPREVHLAAAKHVLRYVKSTIGYGLTFGAKGSQGLYAYADSAYANSAKNRSTTGFVFSINGTPISWISRKQSVTAQSSTEAEYMAVSEAAKQAIWIRHFLYAIGKGSIFCNVPTTIYEDNQGAIKIADNPVDHPKTKHIAVRYHAIRDHIGNGEIQLAYLPTDKMIADGLTKAANHVSQGRLVEDLGLA